From Erythrobacter sp. YJ-T3-07:
AGGTCGATCGCATCGATGGTCGCCGAGGTGACGTGGCTACCAAGGTCCGTGTGCGCGGTCTGGATGTTCCTCGCGAGCAGCACGGTGGTGATCGAGATGCCGACCGACGCGCCGATCGAGCGCAGCAGGTTGAGCAGGCTCGACCCGTCGGTGCGCAGGTGCCCCGGCAGGGTCGAGAACGCGGTCACGTTGAGCGGGATGAACACCAGCCCCAGGCCCAGTCCCTGAACCAGCCCGGTGACGATGAAATGCCACTCGTCCGCCGCGAGTGACCAGCCCGCCATCATCCACTGCGAATAGGCCGCGATGGCAAAGCCCGTGGCGACGACGATCCGCGCGTCGAGCCCGCGGCGGATCAGCACGCCGGACAATTGCATGCTCAGCATCACGCCGACCCCGCGCGGCATCAGCACCATGCCGGTGTCGATCACGCCATAGCCGAACAGGCGCTGCAGCATCGGCGGCAGCAGCGCCATGTTGGCGAACAGCACCATCCCGATCACCACCATGAACAGCAGCGCGATCACGAAATTGCGGTCGGCGAAAATGGCCTTGTCGAACAGCGGTTCGCGCGCGGTCGTGAAATGGACGATCGCGATCCACGCCGCGCTGCCCATCAAGAAGGTGTAGAACCAGATCTCGTAAGACTGGAACCAGTCGAGCTGCGACCCGCGGTCGAGCAGCAATTGCAGCGAGGAGAGCGCGACCGCCAGCATCACGAACCCGAACAGGTCGAACTTGCGCCGCTTGCCCTCGCGGTGGGGCAGCTGGGTGATCAGCAGCGCCAGCGCGAGGATGCCGACGGGCAGGTTGACGTAGAACACCCAGCGCCAGTTGGCGCTCTCGGTCAGCCAGCCGCCCAGGATCGGCCCCAGGATCGGGCC
This genomic window contains:
- a CDS encoding DHA2 family efflux MFS transporter permease subunit, producing the protein MASAARPASPAAGTAAPPPADEPLLQVRNQPLLLVGIMAASLIQVLDTTIANVAIPHMQSALGANAESVTWVLTSYIIASAVAMPATGWLGDRVGARRLFIFSVAGFIIASMMCGMAQNLGEMVLFRAMQGVTGAFIPPLSQSFMLDSSKPSRHPQVMAIWGLGIMIGPILGPILGGWLTESANWRWVFYVNLPVGILALALLITQLPHREGKRRKFDLFGFVMLAVALSSLQLLLDRGSQLDWFQSYEIWFYTFLMGSAAWIAIVHFTTAREPLFDKAIFADRNFVIALLFMVVIGMVLFANMALLPPMLQRLFGYGVIDTGMVLMPRGVGVMLSMQLSGVLIRRGLDARIVVATGFAIAAYSQWMMAGWSLAADEWHFIVTGLVQGLGLGLVFIPLNVTAFSTLPGHLRTDGSSLLNLLRSIGASVGISITTVLLARNIQTAHTDLGSHVTSATIDAIDLSTVDRYQPLGQTVLSMVDLEVNRQAAMIAYIDDFYLMMWLALAAIPMVFLMRKGRT